Below is a window of Thermoplasmata archaeon DNA.
CACCGCTGGCGACGCCGCCGGGGGTCGAGATGGCCTACTGCGGGTTCAACTTCACCCTCGCGGCGGAGATCGTGCGCCGCGTCTCGGGAATGCCACTCGACCGGTTCGCGACCGAGCGGATCTTCCGCCCCCTCGGCATGCGCGACTCTTCGTACTGTCTGGTCGACATCCCGCCGACGCGACGGGTGGGGTTCCAGCTGCCCGCAGATTACGTGCCCGACGCGTCCGACGTCGCCCGGGAGACCGAGCGCTACTGGGCCGGGAGCTGGGGGGCGCTCTCGAGTGCGCGGGACCTGGCGATCTTCGCCCAGATGTTCCTCGACGGAGGGGAGTACCGCGACGAGCGGGTCCTCTCCTCGGCGGCGGTCCGCGCGATGGTGCGAAACCAGACCCGTGGGATCCCCGCGGTGTTCTTCGACCAGCACTTCCCGGAATCGTCTTGGGGCCTCGGATGGGGTATCGAGGCCGCCGGTCCCGGATGGAACGGCGCGCTGTGCTCGCCGACAACGTTCGGCCACATCGGCAATGGTGGAACGCACCTCTGGGCGGATCCCGCGCGGGAGCTCGTCGTGGCCTTCCTCTCCTCAACCCCGATCTTCGCGACCGACGCCGACATCACGACGGCGAACTGGGCGCGCGACTGGCGCAACGACCTGTTCGCGGACGCGGTCGAGGCTTCGATCGAGGAAGACTGAACGCGCCGGCGACCGCCCGGCGCCGGTCGCGGACCCCTCCGCAGCCACGCGCCCGCCAGGGCGTGGGTAAGTACATACCTCCCGAGCGCGTCGCTCGCGCGGCCCTTGACGAGCGGTGACGAACGGTCGAAGAGCGACCCGGGGCCCGGCATCCGAACTTTCCTATTCGCGGACATCCGCGGCTACACCCGCTTCATCGTCGAGCAGGGCGATGCCGCCGGGGTTCGCATGGTCGACCGGTTCGGGGCGGCGGCCCGCGAGGCCGTCGGGCCGCACCGCGGCGAGATCATCGGGCTGGCCGGCGACGAAGCCGTGGCCGTCTTCGCCTCCGCCCGCGACGCGCTCCGGTCGGCGCTCGACTTCCAGCGCCGGGTCGCGGACGCGACGGCACGCGATCCGGACGTCCCGCTCCTCGTGGGAATCGGTCTCGACACCGGCGAGGCCGTGCCGGCCGGTGGAAACTACGTCGGCGCCGCGCTGAACCTCGCCGCCCGCCTGTGCAAGCTGGCCGGACCGAGCGAGGTGCTCGCCAGCGAAGCGGTCGTCCACGTCGCGTCGAAGATCGACGGGATCGGTTACGTCGAGCGAGGGCTGGCGCAGCTCAAGGGCTTCCGGGACCCGGTTCGGGTCTTCAAGGTCCTGGACGAGGTCCGCCCCCTCGGCCCGGCCGCCGAGACGGGTCGCCTCGAGGCGGGCCATGTTCCGCCCGAGCCACCGCCGCCGATCGGGGGCTTCCTGGGGGCGCTGCCGGCCACGGAACTGGTGGCCCGGGAGCCGGAGCTGGGCCGGGCGCTCGTCGCGGCGGACTCCGCGATCGGCGGCGCCGGGCGCTTCGTGCTCCTCGCGGGCGAGCCCGGCGTCGGCAAGACCCGCCTTGCCCAGGAGATCATGCTCACGATCCGCAACCGGCGATTCCTGGTCGCCACCGGACGTTGCTACCAGACCCACCAACCCGTGCCGTTCTACCCGTTCCTTGACGCGCTCACGAGCGCCTATCGCCTCGCCCCGCCCTCCGTCCGTGCCCTCGTCCTGGAGCGCTGGCGCCACCTCAGCCGTCTCCTGCCCGAGCTCAAGGCCGAGGTCGCTCCTCCTCTGTCCAGCACCCCGGAGGAGCAGCAGTTGTTGTTCCGCGAGGTGACGGCATTCCTCGAGGCGGTCGCGGCGGAGACACCGGTCGCGATCCTGATCGACGACCTCCACTGGGCGGACTCCGCCACGCTCGAATTGCTCCAGCACATCGCGCGCCACACGCGCGCGAGCCGGATCCTGCTCGTCGCCACCTTCCGCGACGTCGAGGTGGGTCGCCATCACCCGCTCGATGCCGCGCTGCGTGACCTCACGCGCGAGGACCTGGTCGAGCGCATCACGGTGCGGCGCCTCGAACCGACCGGCACGGCGCGCCTGGTCGCGCTGACCCTGGGCGAATCGGACGCCTCGCCGGAGCTCGTGGAACTCCTGCACCAGCATGCCGACGGGAACCCGTTCTTCACGCAGCAGCTGCTGCGATTCCTGGTGGAACGCGGCGACCTGTACCGCCGGGACGGCGTGTGGGTGGAACGCCCGCTCCGCCGGCTCGAGGTCCCCGATAGCGTTCGCTCGGTCATCGGTCAGCGCATGGAGCGGCTCAGCGAACCCGCGCCGCAGATCCTTCGGGAGGCGGCGGTGCTCGGGCAGACGTTCTCCTTCTCGGCCCTGGTCGGGCTGAGCGGACGCCCGGAGGCGGAGGTCGAGCGCAGCCTGGAAGAGGCCCAGGCGACCGGCCTGCTCGAGGAACGGCGACCGGATTTGTATGCGTTCGACCACGCCCTGACGCAGCAGGCCCTGTACGGGGAGCTCTCGCCGCGTCGACGTCGCGCCCTCCATCTGGCCGCCGCGGAAGCGCTCGAGCGCCTGCCGGCGGCCGAGCGGGCCCCCCGCAGCGCGGAGCTCGCGGGGCACTTCCTCGAGGCCGCGCAGGAGGAGCGGGCCATCCCCTTCGCGCTCGCGGCCGGAGACCTCGCCCGCTCGGTCTTTGCGAGCGGGCCGGCGGAGCGCCAGTACACGATCGCCCTCGAGATCGCGGAGCGGACCCATCGAGCCGACGGGGAGGCCGACGCGCTCGGACGCCGCGCGCGGCTGTACCTCGACACGTTCCGCGGCCCCCCCGGGCTCGCCGACAGCACGCGCCTGCTCGAGCTCGCGCGCCAGCGCGGGGACCGGGCCCTCGAGCTGCGGGCGCTGTTGCTGGTGTCCGAGGCGTCGTACATCGTCGCGCTCGACGCCACGACCCCCGAGCTCCTAGCCGCCTGGAGGCTCAACAGCGAGCGCGCGCAGACGCTCGCGGACGAGCTCGGCAACGAGCCCGCCAAGGTCGAAGCGCTGCTGAAGTCGCGGTGGATGGCCGACTTCTTCCCCGAGTACCGCCCCAAGGTTCAGGAAAACCTGCGCACCGCGCTGGAGGTCAGCCGGCGCCTCGGCGATCCGGATCTGACGCTGGCGAGCGAGCTCGCGCTCTGGGGACAAGGCGATCGGCTCGAGGCCGAGGCCCGGGCGACGCGCTTGGTCCGACAGCTGCGCGACCGCCGGGACTTCGGACGGCTGAACCTGCTCTACTTCTCGATGATGTGGGCCTACCTGGAATGGGCCGAGTTCGCCAAGGCGATCGAGGCGTGCGACGCGGGCATCCGCCTCGCGGAGGAGATCGGCGTTCCGCCCGTGCAGTACCCGACGCTCCGGGCCTTCGCGCTGATCGAGCTCGGTCGCTTCGCCGAAGCCCGCGAGTCCCTGCGCCAGGAGGTGGCGGACGCCGAACATCCCTTCGGACAGGCGATGCAGCTGCTCGGGCTCGGCATGTACTTCTTCGAGCTCCGGGACTTCGGGCGCGCCGAGCAAACGTTCCGGGATCAGCTCGAGCGTGCGAAGCGGCTGCGCCGGGCCTGGATGGCGCGCTGGTCACTGGAGTACATCGCCCGCGCGCGTCTTCGCGAGGGCCGTCTCGATCCGTCGGA
It encodes the following:
- a CDS encoding serine hydrolase domain-containing protein, producing the protein MVPTLRSGQPEEAGMSSARLRRLAAVVRRWVDGAQGRPLVVLVARRGIIVWHEAFGRMPVAAGGDPTPLDAVFELMSVTKPLTATALMTLVDDGRVGLNRPVDSYIPEFAGEGKHGVRVRDLLTHTSGLRDPTVQTFAREHSREIQQPPVPDNAHPVWWAALNSGLAAPLATPPGVEMAYCGFNFTLAAEIVRRVSGMPLDRFATERIFRPLGMRDSSYCLVDIPPTRRVGFQLPADYVPDASDVARETERYWAGSWGALSSARDLAIFAQMFLDGGEYRDERVLSSAAVRAMVRNQTRGIPAVFFDQHFPESSWGLGWGIEAAGPGWNGALCSPTTFGHIGNGGTHLWADPARELVVAFLSSTPIFATDADITTANWARDWRNDLFADAVEASIEED
- a CDS encoding AAA family ATPase; this encodes MTSGDERSKSDPGPGIRTFLFADIRGYTRFIVEQGDAAGVRMVDRFGAAAREAVGPHRGEIIGLAGDEAVAVFASARDALRSALDFQRRVADATARDPDVPLLVGIGLDTGEAVPAGGNYVGAALNLAARLCKLAGPSEVLASEAVVHVASKIDGIGYVERGLAQLKGFRDPVRVFKVLDEVRPLGPAAETGRLEAGHVPPEPPPPIGGFLGALPATELVAREPELGRALVAADSAIGGAGRFVLLAGEPGVGKTRLAQEIMLTIRNRRFLVATGRCYQTHQPVPFYPFLDALTSAYRLAPPSVRALVLERWRHLSRLLPELKAEVAPPLSSTPEEQQLLFREVTAFLEAVAAETPVAILIDDLHWADSATLELLQHIARHTRASRILLVATFRDVEVGRHHPLDAALRDLTREDLVERITVRRLEPTGTARLVALTLGESDASPELVELLHQHADGNPFFTQQLLRFLVERGDLYRRDGVWVERPLRRLEVPDSVRSVIGQRMERLSEPAPQILREAAVLGQTFSFSALVGLSGRPEAEVERSLEEAQATGLLEERRPDLYAFDHALTQQALYGELSPRRRRALHLAAAEALERLPAAERAPRSAELAGHFLEAAQEERAIPFALAAGDLARSVFASGPAERQYTIALEIAERTHRADGEADALGRRARLYLDTFRGPPGLADSTRLLELARQRGDRALELRALLLVSEASYIVALDATTPELLAAWRLNSERAQTLADELGNEPAKVEALLKSRWMADFFPEYRPKVQENLRTALEVSRRLGDPDLTLASELALWGQGDRLEAEARATRLVRQLRDRRDFGRLNLLYFSMMWAYLEWAEFAKAIEACDAGIRLAEEIGVPPVQYPTLRAFALIELGRFAEARESLRQEVADAEHPFGQAMQLLGLGMYFFELRDFGRAEQTFRDQLERAKRLRRAWMARWSLEYIARARLREGRLDPSDWEALEQEMAPLANFASDAVRAEVALARGDTETALGVARQVASRAEAEEEIRDLMSAREVEIRALLGLGRAHDAAALAERLARDLSARQARSRAWRAFALRATALAAAHDAPAAQEARLAAGSIVRELAESIPEAESRRAFLTSPEVRDLL